Proteins from one Nitrobacteraceae bacterium AZCC 2146 genomic window:
- a CDS encoding DNA-binding MarR family transcriptional regulator (product_source=COG1846; cath_funfam=1.10.10.10; cog=COG1846; pfam=PF12802; smart=SM00347; superfamily=46785) — protein sequence MKRKPSTEATAAWIRLMRIQSRVLDAVEQDLKRAGFPPLAWYDALLELSRSPTGEMRPVELEKQMLIPQYSTSRLIDRLVDEGLAARRECKNDKRGLFVEITVAGRELHKKMGCAYSTAIEKHVGSKLSDADAAKLCGLLDRLGCACHESPAPAARDAAPAR from the coding sequence ATGAAACGCAAACCTTCCACCGAGGCGACCGCCGCCTGGATCCGGCTGATGCGGATCCAGAGCCGGGTGCTGGACGCTGTCGAGCAGGATTTGAAGCGGGCCGGCTTTCCGCCGCTGGCGTGGTATGACGCGCTGCTTGAGCTGTCGCGCTCGCCGACCGGCGAGATGCGCCCGGTCGAGCTGGAAAAGCAGATGCTGATACCGCAATATTCCACCTCGCGGCTGATCGACCGCCTGGTCGACGAGGGTCTTGCGGCGCGAAGGGAATGCAAGAACGACAAGCGAGGCCTGTTCGTGGAGATTACCGTGGCCGGCCGCGAGCTGCACAAGAAGATGGGCTGCGCCTATTCCACGGCGATCGAGAAGCATGTCGGCTCCAAGCTCTCGGACGCAGATGCAGCAAAACTCTGCGGCCTGCTCGACCGGCTCGGCTGCGCGTGCCATGAGAGTCCGGCACCGGCCGCCAGAGACGCCGCGCCGGCACGATGA
- a CDS encoding glutamate--cysteine ligase (product_source=KO:K01919; cog=COG3572; ko=KO:K01919; pfam=PF04107; superfamily=55931; tigrfam=TIGR01436), with the protein MARDQIDMTPLQSRDELVAWLADGVKPPSEFRIGTEHEKTPFTLQGHNPVPYEGPRGIGAVLEGMKLLLGWEPIMEADNIIGLYDVTGGGAISLEPGGQFELSGAPVETVHQTQAELMAHLAQVREVATPLGIGFLGLGLTPSWSRAQIPVMPKGRYKIMTNYMPKVGQYGLDMMYRTCTVQTNLDFSSEADMVKKLRVSVALQPVATALFANSPFTEGKPNGFLSFRSEIWRDTDNARSGMIPWAFEDGMGFERWVDYALDVPMYFVKRGDTYIDVAGSSFRDFFDGKNKMIPGEKPTLSDWANHLSTIFPEVRLKRYLEMRGADGVPWNRLPALSAFWVGLLYDDVALDAAWEIVKNWSAGERQALRDDVPKLGFKSRIKDRYLFEIAKECLALSHGGLRRRARLDQGGRDESRHLEPLDRTIDLGKTPAEEMLDKYNGSWHGSVTPAYKDYCF; encoded by the coding sequence ATGGCGCGTGACCAGATCGATATGACGCCGCTGCAATCGCGCGACGAACTCGTGGCGTGGTTGGCCGATGGCGTGAAGCCGCCGTCGGAATTCCGCATCGGCACCGAACACGAAAAGACGCCGTTCACGCTGCAGGGTCACAATCCCGTACCCTACGAAGGCCCGCGCGGCATCGGCGCGGTGCTCGAAGGCATGAAATTGCTGCTCGGCTGGGAACCGATCATGGAAGCCGACAACATCATCGGCCTCTATGACGTCACTGGCGGCGGCGCGATCTCGCTGGAGCCGGGCGGGCAGTTCGAACTGTCCGGCGCGCCGGTCGAAACCGTGCATCAGACGCAGGCCGAGTTGATGGCGCATCTGGCGCAGGTGCGGGAAGTGGCGACGCCGCTGGGCATCGGCTTTCTCGGGCTCGGCCTGACGCCGTCATGGTCGCGCGCGCAGATTCCGGTGATGCCGAAGGGCCGCTACAAGATCATGACCAATTACATGCCGAAGGTCGGCCAGTACGGCCTCGACATGATGTACCGGACCTGCACGGTGCAGACCAATCTCGACTTCTCCTCGGAAGCCGACATGGTCAAGAAGCTGCGTGTCTCCGTGGCGCTGCAGCCGGTCGCCACCGCGTTGTTCGCCAATTCGCCGTTCACCGAAGGCAAGCCGAACGGCTTTCTGTCGTTCCGCTCGGAGATCTGGCGCGATACCGACAATGCGCGCTCCGGCATGATTCCCTGGGCGTTCGAGGACGGCATGGGCTTTGAGCGCTGGGTCGATTATGCGCTCGACGTGCCCATGTATTTCGTCAAGCGTGGCGATACTTACATCGATGTCGCCGGCTCCTCGTTTCGCGATTTCTTCGACGGCAAGAACAAGATGATTCCCGGCGAAAAGCCGACGCTGTCGGACTGGGCCAATCATCTGTCGACGATCTTCCCCGAGGTGCGGCTGAAGCGTTACCTGGAAATGCGCGGCGCCGACGGCGTGCCATGGAACCGGCTGCCGGCGCTGTCGGCGTTCTGGGTCGGGCTGCTCTATGACGACGTCGCCCTCGACGCCGCCTGGGAGATCGTCAAGAACTGGTCTGCCGGGGAGCGTCAGGCGCTGCGCGACGACGTGCCGAAACTCGGCTTCAAATCCCGCATCAAGGACCGCTATTTGTTCGAGATCGCCAAGGAATGTCTGGCGCTATCCCATGGCGGGCTGCGCCGCCGCGCCCGGCTCGACCAGGGCGGCCGCGACGAGTCCCGGCATCTGGAGCCGCTCGACCGTACCATCGACCTCGGCAAGACCCCGGCCGAGGAGATGCTCGACAAGTACAATGGCTCCTGGCACGGCTCCGTCACGCCCGCCTACAAGGATTACTGCTTCTAG
- a CDS encoding hypothetical protein (product_source=Hypo-rule applied; cath_funfam=3.50.4.10; cleavage_site_network=SignalP-noTM; pfam=PF14295; smart=SM00223; superfamily=57414; transmembrane_helix_parts=Inside_1_6,TMhelix_7_26,Outside_27_187) produces MSRSRLFRTYLAAFAMLAVIAVVNPARAQTNFDRPGGDYSHAPSLSGDPAECALVCERDKRCRAWSFNYPSDNSENAVCWLKDKVTPRVESYCCVSGVRGAGVVEPRTGPVETSIDRFGGDYRSFEIKNDDKTERGDACRDACQGDNKCRAWTFARPGYAGKGARCFLKNDIKPPRRKPGFISGVVR; encoded by the coding sequence ATGTCGAGGAGCCGCCTGTTCAGAACGTATCTGGCAGCGTTCGCCATGCTGGCGGTGATCGCTGTCGTCAATCCGGCGCGCGCGCAGACCAATTTCGACCGCCCCGGCGGCGATTACTCCCACGCGCCATCGTTGTCCGGCGACCCCGCCGAATGCGCGCTGGTCTGTGAGCGCGACAAGCGCTGCCGGGCCTGGAGCTTCAATTACCCCAGCGACAATTCGGAAAACGCGGTGTGTTGGCTCAAGGACAAGGTGACGCCGCGGGTCGAGAGCTATTGCTGCGTCTCCGGTGTTCGCGGCGCCGGCGTCGTCGAACCGCGCACCGGCCCGGTGGAGACCTCGATCGACCGTTTCGGCGGCGACTACCGCAGCTTTGAAATCAAGAACGACGACAAGACCGAGCGCGGCGATGCCTGCCGCGACGCCTGCCAGGGCGACAACAAATGCCGCGCCTGGACCTTTGCCAGACCCGGCTACGCTGGCAAGGGCGCCCGCTGCTTCCTGAAAAACGACATCAAGCCGCCCCGGCGTAAACCAGGCTTCATCTCGGGCGTTGTGAGGTAG
- a CDS encoding hypothetical protein (product_source=Hypo-rule applied; cleavage_site_network=SignalP-noTM; pfam=PF19649; superfamily=50494; transmembrane_helix_parts=Inside_1_6,TMhelix_7_29,Outside_30_119) produces MTRIATAMAFGGALIAVTTVAAVAHHGWGSYDAANPVTVSGPIESSKFENPHATIVIKGTDKAWTVTLAPTSRMTSRGASADVVAVGKTVSAFGYPSTVQKDEMRAERITVDGNTYELR; encoded by the coding sequence ATGACACGCATCGCAACTGCAATGGCATTCGGGGGAGCCTTGATCGCGGTCACCACCGTCGCCGCCGTGGCGCATCATGGCTGGGGCAGCTACGACGCGGCCAATCCTGTCACCGTGAGCGGTCCGATCGAAAGCTCCAAATTCGAGAATCCGCACGCTACCATCGTGATCAAGGGAACCGACAAGGCCTGGACCGTGACGCTCGCGCCGACCTCCCGCATGACATCGCGCGGCGCGTCGGCTGATGTCGTCGCGGTCGGCAAGACGGTCTCGGCGTTTGGCTATCCTTCCACCGTCCAGAAAGACGAGATGCGCGCCGAGCGCATTACGGTGGACGGCAACACCTACGAACTGCGGTAG
- a CDS encoding hypothetical protein (product_source=Hypo-rule applied; transmembrane_helix_parts=Inside_1_26,TMhelix_27_49,Outside_50_68,TMhelix_69_88,Inside_89_100,TMhelix_101_123,Outside_124_142,TMhelix_143_162,Inside_163_163): MTEAAPAIFMALEASAIGAAIRQSRWLYMTANIGHIVALAFFAGAIAVMDTRLAGGLAATAPGPLLRKARSFAVAGFIGLVLTGAVLFTAEASHVVLNRVFQIKAGLIALGLLNVVWVEAIIMPKVRELPSLVPLPAAARRGALTSLAIWLAVAICGRAIAYF, encoded by the coding sequence ATGACCGAGGCCGCGCCCGCGATCTTCATGGCTCTCGAAGCATCAGCCATTGGCGCTGCAATCCGGCAGTCGCGCTGGCTCTATATGACCGCCAATATTGGCCACATCGTTGCGCTGGCATTTTTTGCCGGCGCGATCGCGGTGATGGATACCAGGCTTGCAGGCGGACTTGCGGCGACTGCGCCTGGCCCGTTGCTGCGAAAGGCGCGCAGCTTCGCCGTCGCAGGCTTTATCGGTCTCGTTCTCACCGGCGCCGTTCTGTTCACGGCTGAAGCGAGCCATGTGGTGTTGAACCGTGTGTTCCAGATCAAGGCCGGCTTAATCGCGCTGGGGCTGCTCAATGTGGTCTGGGTCGAAGCCATCATCATGCCGAAGGTTAGAGAGTTGCCGTCTCTCGTGCCGCTGCCTGCGGCTGCGCGGCGTGGCGCGCTGACGTCTCTCGCGATCTGGCTTGCCGTCGCCATCTGCGGCCGTGCCATCGCTTACTTTTAA
- a CDS encoding signal peptidase I (product_source=KO:K03100; cath_funfam=2.10.109.10; cog=COG0681; ko=KO:K03100; pfam=PF10502; superfamily=51306; tigrfam=TIGR02227; transmembrane_helix_parts=Inside_1_19,TMhelix_20_42,Outside_43_256): MSDATTSFTSNAKRWSGQLVQLVAIVMIVFLAKGALAEPFYVPSASMEPTLLIGDALLASKFPYGYSTASLPIHVSFPETGRVLASTPKRGDVVVFRWPGDRSQVWVKRVIGLPGDRIQIRGGLVWINGVATKVKPDGLGAAEDDSGGSEPARRFVETLPDGVSHPIFKLYDNGRLDNTPEVTVPADHLFVMGDNRDNSADSRVSVRDGGVGLLPMDNLVGRVDAIVGSWDLGIRNQPVTSWLSGFRMARFFTAVH; this comes from the coding sequence ATGAGCGACGCCACCACATCTTTCACGTCAAACGCAAAGCGCTGGTCCGGGCAACTCGTCCAGCTCGTCGCCATCGTGATGATCGTGTTTCTCGCCAAGGGCGCGCTGGCCGAGCCGTTCTATGTGCCCTCGGCCTCGATGGAGCCGACGCTGCTGATCGGCGACGCGCTGCTGGCGTCGAAATTCCCCTATGGCTACAGCACGGCGTCGCTTCCGATCCACGTCTCGTTCCCCGAGACCGGCCGCGTGCTGGCATCGACCCCGAAGCGCGGCGATGTCGTGGTGTTTCGCTGGCCCGGCGACCGTTCGCAGGTCTGGGTCAAGCGCGTGATCGGGTTGCCGGGCGACCGCATCCAGATCCGCGGCGGCCTGGTCTGGATCAACGGCGTGGCAACGAAGGTGAAACCCGACGGCCTTGGTGCCGCGGAAGACGACAGCGGCGGCTCCGAGCCGGCGCGGCGCTTTGTCGAAACGCTGCCCGACGGCGTCTCGCATCCGATCTTCAAGCTCTATGACAACGGCCGGCTCGACAACACGCCGGAAGTCACGGTGCCGGCCGACCATCTGTTCGTGATGGGCGACAACCGCGACAACTCCGCCGACAGCCGCGTCTCCGTGCGCGACGGCGGCGTCGGCCTGCTGCCGATGGACAACCTCGTCGGCCGCGTCGATGCGATCGTCGGCTCCTGGGACCTCGGCATCCGCAACCAGCCGGTGACCAGCTGGTTGTCGGGTTTCCGGATGGCGCGGTTCTTTACGGCGGTGCATTGA
- a CDS encoding TldD protein (product_source=KO:K03568; cath_funfam=3.30.2290.10; cog=COG0312; ko=KO:K03568; pfam=PF01523,PF19289,PF19290; superfamily=111283) encodes MTSPATTSLLDRANLDRDQVRRELMRGLEGADDGELFLEYSQSEALGFDNGRLKQATYDTAQGFGLRAVKDDAVGYAHSSDVSLPALIRAADAVHAVRGGYNGTFAAAPSHTNVRLYNDDNPLDAPGFEAKVKLLAEIDAYVRDKDPRVRQVSVSLGATWQVVEILRPDGESYRDIRPLVRVNISVVAGSGDRQESGSKGYGGREGYQRFIETGAWRNAADGAIREALVNLESIPAPAGEMDVVLGPGWPGVMLHEAVGHGLEGDFNRKQTSAFAGLMGQQVAAKGVTVVDDGTISSRRGSLSIDDEGTPTNRTVLIEDGILVGYMQDRQNARLMGMKPTGNGRRQGYAHVPMPRMTNTYMLAGQRDPAEILASVKNGIYAVNFGGGQVDITSGKYVFQCTEAYKIENGKIGAPLKGAMLIGNGPTDLHRISMIGNDLALDDGIGTCGKHGQGVPVGVGQPTLRMDKITVGGTGG; translated from the coding sequence ATGACCAGCCCAGCCACAACCTCCCTGCTCGACCGCGCCAATCTCGACCGCGACCAGGTGCGCCGCGAATTGATGCGTGGGCTGGAGGGCGCCGACGACGGCGAGCTGTTTCTCGAATACAGCCAGTCGGAAGCGCTGGGCTTCGACAATGGCCGGCTGAAGCAGGCGACCTATGACACCGCGCAGGGATTTGGACTGCGCGCCGTCAAGGACGACGCGGTCGGCTACGCGCATTCCTCCGACGTGTCGCTGCCGGCGCTGATCCGCGCCGCCGACGCCGTGCATGCGGTACGCGGCGGCTACAACGGCACCTTCGCGGCGGCGCCGTCACACACCAATGTGCGGCTCTACAACGACGACAACCCGCTGGACGCGCCGGGCTTCGAGGCGAAAGTAAAACTGCTCGCCGAGATCGACGCCTATGTCCGCGACAAGGACCCGCGGGTGCGGCAGGTCTCGGTCAGCCTCGGCGCCACCTGGCAGGTGGTCGAAATCCTGCGGCCGGACGGCGAGAGCTACCGCGACATCCGCCCGCTGGTCCGCGTCAACATTTCCGTGGTGGCCGGTTCCGGCGACCGCCAGGAAAGCGGCAGCAAGGGCTATGGCGGCCGCGAGGGCTATCAGCGCTTCATCGAGACCGGGGCTTGGCGTAACGCCGCCGACGGCGCGATCCGCGAAGCTTTGGTCAATCTCGAATCGATCCCCGCCCCCGCCGGCGAGATGGACGTGGTGCTCGGCCCCGGCTGGCCCGGCGTGATGCTGCACGAAGCGGTCGGCCACGGCCTCGAAGGTGATTTCAATCGCAAGCAGACCTCTGCTTTCGCGGGCCTGATGGGCCAGCAGGTGGCGGCCAAGGGCGTCACCGTGGTCGATGATGGCACCATCTCGTCGCGTCGCGGTTCGCTGTCGATCGACGACGAGGGCACGCCGACCAACCGCACCGTGCTGATCGAGGACGGCATTCTGGTCGGCTACATGCAGGACCGCCAGAACGCCCGGCTGATGGGCATGAAGCCGACCGGCAACGGCCGCCGCCAGGGCTATGCCCATGTGCCGATGCCACGCATGACCAACACCTACATGCTGGCGGGCCAGCGCGATCCCGCGGAAATCCTCGCTTCGGTGAAGAACGGCATCTATGCCGTGAACTTCGGCGGCGGCCAGGTCGACATAACTTCTGGAAAATACGTGTTCCAGTGCACCGAGGCCTACAAGATCGAGAACGGCAAGATCGGCGCGCCGCTGAAGGGCGCGATGCTGATTGGCAACGGCCCGACCGACCTGCATCGCATCAGCATGATCGGCAACGATCTCGCCCTCGATGACGGCATTGGGACCTGTGGCAAGCACGGCCAGGGCGTGCCGGTTGGCGTTGGCCAGCCGACGCTGCGGATGGACAAGATTACGGTCGGAGGAACGGGCGGATGA
- a CDS encoding putative iron-regulated membrane protein (product_source=COG3182; cath_funfam=1.20.950.20; cog=COG3182; pfam=PF03929; superfamily=50952; transmembrane_helix_parts=Inside_1_12,TMhelix_13_35,Outside_36_144,TMhelix_145_167,Inside_168_194,TMhelix_195_217,Outside_218_347,TMhelix_348_370,Inside_371_390): MSKRPIKAALLQVHSIVGLAISLVLALIGVTGAMLSFEDEIIASLNAGIMQVEARSTPVLTPDVMIARLQAGRDLGKVASLTMSSDPSAAARVRFARDDGGARPSSVYVDPYDGHMLGVASGEGFFVTTRKLHRWLLLPDDGKGYGRPITGVATLGLVVLLVSGLVLRWPRRARSVKMWLKPNLALRGRSFQWSLHSVVGTWALVVYLVMALTGLWWSFDWYRNGATWLLSARPVAVVPMQAKSPPPPRAADAAALSLDRAWSVFLREQGSRFATAQLMVPVGAGTVLRVRSVARDASHEGARDEFRIDAVTGRLVSSELYADKSFGDRMLASVLDIHSGSIFGWPGQLLFMLAAALMPLFTVTGFILYLSRRKLRPAPQPALGSLVAGE, translated from the coding sequence ATGAGCAAACGTCCGATCAAGGCCGCGCTGTTGCAGGTCCATTCCATTGTCGGCCTTGCGATCTCGCTGGTACTGGCCCTGATCGGCGTGACCGGCGCGATGTTGAGCTTCGAGGACGAAATCATCGCCAGCCTGAACGCCGGCATCATGCAGGTCGAGGCGCGTTCGACCCCGGTGCTGACGCCGGATGTGATGATCGCACGGCTGCAGGCCGGCCGCGACCTCGGCAAGGTGGCGTCCCTGACCATGTCCAGCGATCCATCGGCGGCGGCGCGCGTCAGGTTCGCGCGCGACGACGGCGGTGCGCGGCCGTCCTCGGTCTATGTCGATCCGTATGACGGTCACATGCTCGGCGTGGCGAGCGGCGAGGGCTTCTTCGTCACCACGCGGAAATTGCATCGCTGGTTGCTGCTGCCCGACGATGGCAAGGGGTACGGGCGCCCGATCACCGGCGTTGCTACCCTTGGCCTGGTCGTGCTGCTGGTTTCGGGTCTGGTGCTGCGATGGCCACGTCGCGCCCGCAGCGTGAAGATGTGGCTGAAGCCGAACCTGGCGTTGCGCGGCCGCAGCTTTCAGTGGTCGCTGCATTCCGTCGTCGGCACCTGGGCGCTGGTTGTTTATCTCGTGATGGCGCTCACCGGATTGTGGTGGTCGTTCGACTGGTACAGGAACGGCGCGACCTGGCTGCTGTCGGCACGGCCGGTCGCCGTAGTGCCGATGCAGGCAAAATCGCCGCCGCCGCCGCGCGCGGCCGATGCTGCGGCGCTGTCCCTCGATCGCGCCTGGTCGGTGTTCCTGCGCGAGCAGGGCAGCCGTTTCGCAACGGCACAGCTGATGGTGCCGGTTGGCGCCGGCACGGTGTTGCGCGTCCGTTCCGTTGCCCGTGATGCCTCGCATGAGGGCGCCCGGGACGAATTCCGCATCGACGCTGTGACGGGACGGCTGGTGTCATCGGAACTCTATGCCGACAAGTCGTTCGGCGACCGGATGCTGGCGAGCGTGCTGGATATTCACAGCGGCAGCATCTTTGGATGGCCGGGGCAGCTGCTGTTCATGCTGGCCGCAGCCCTGATGCCGCTGTTCACAGTCACCGGCTTCATTCTGTATTTGTCGCGCCGAAAACTCCGGCCCGCACCGCAGCCGGCGCTCGGGAGCCTGGTTGCGGGCGAATGA
- a CDS encoding DNA-binding HxlR family transcriptional regulator (product_source=COG1733; cath_funfam=1.10.10.10; cog=COG1733; pfam=PF01638; superfamily=46785), whose product MEKTDDNALPECQRDRAVEDFHSALGMITGKWKGEILWQLVQRKHRFGELRRAIPGVTQHMLTTQLRDLEANGLVKRTVFPEIPPRVEYEITESARALRPVFDELFRWSQAHISAMQTQSATSPGSDERPAPPPLTHP is encoded by the coding sequence ATGGAAAAAACCGACGATAATGCTCTGCCCGAATGTCAGCGGGACCGGGCGGTGGAAGATTTTCATTCGGCGCTGGGGATGATCACCGGCAAATGGAAGGGTGAAATTCTCTGGCAGCTCGTCCAGCGCAAGCACCGGTTTGGCGAACTGCGCCGAGCGATTCCGGGTGTCACCCAGCACATGCTGACGACGCAGCTGCGCGATCTCGAGGCCAATGGACTCGTCAAGCGCACGGTCTTCCCCGAGATACCTCCCAGGGTGGAATATGAAATCACGGAATCGGCGAGAGCACTCAGGCCGGTCTTCGATGAACTTTTCCGATGGTCGCAGGCGCATATCTCTGCGATGCAGACCCAATCCGCGACCTCACCCGGTTCGGACGAGCGACCAGCGCCGCCACCCCTTACCCATCCTTGA
- a CDS encoding putative oxidoreductase (product_source=KO:K15977; cog=COG2259; ko=KO:K15977; pfam=PF13564; superfamily=144091; transmembrane_helix_parts=Inside_1_18,TMhelix_19_41,Outside_42_55,TMhelix_56_73,Inside_74_77,TMhelix_78_100,Outside_101_103,TMhelix_104_121,Inside_122_130) encodes MSSSSVTSSAPRRWTSISLWAVRALLALAFAAAGTAKLYGVPMLVEEFEHIGLGQWFRYLTGTLEILGAVVILVPSRAAFGALLLVCIMIGAIFTHLFVIGGSPVPALLLLVLSAIVVYAKRSQIVTRRV; translated from the coding sequence ATGTCATCGTCATCTGTAACCTCGTCAGCGCCGCGGCGCTGGACCTCCATCAGTCTTTGGGCCGTCAGAGCACTGCTCGCTCTGGCGTTCGCGGCCGCGGGTACTGCCAAGCTCTATGGCGTGCCGATGCTTGTCGAGGAGTTCGAACATATCGGCCTTGGGCAATGGTTCCGCTATCTCACCGGCACACTCGAAATCCTCGGAGCCGTTGTCATTCTCGTGCCGTCGCGTGCAGCATTCGGCGCCTTGCTGCTGGTCTGCATCATGATTGGCGCGATATTCACCCATCTCTTTGTGATCGGCGGCTCACCGGTGCCTGCGTTGCTGCTTCTGGTGCTGAGCGCAATCGTCGTCTATGCGAAGCGGAGTCAAATCGTCACTCGTCGGGTTTGA
- a CDS encoding intracellular sulfur oxidation DsrE/DsrF family protein (product_source=COG1416; cath_funfam=3.40.640.10; cog=COG1416; ko=KO:K09004; superfamily=75169; transmembrane_helix_parts=Inside_1_11,TMhelix_12_34,Outside_35_170) codes for MMIDILRYRRKLLIAVAFTLAFAVPLFVTLAVTGECFANSKGAGTPSAQTHRIVFQVNSDDPTTMKHAITNSLNAIKAYRDANEAVAIEIVAYGPGVHMFRADTSPVRDLLQLLRASSPDVVFSMCGNTKLIMEKNEGHPLVLVEGTQVVPYGVVRLVALQEAGWSYMRP; via the coding sequence ATGATGATCGATATTCTTCGCTATCGTCGAAAGCTGCTCATCGCGGTGGCTTTCACCCTGGCATTTGCGGTGCCGTTGTTCGTGACACTTGCGGTGACCGGCGAATGCTTCGCGAACTCCAAAGGTGCAGGCACCCCGAGCGCGCAGACTCACCGCATCGTGTTTCAGGTCAATTCCGATGATCCGACCACCATGAAGCATGCGATCACCAACTCGCTCAACGCGATCAAGGCCTACAGGGACGCGAATGAAGCGGTCGCGATCGAGATCGTCGCCTATGGTCCGGGCGTTCACATGTTCAGGGCCGACACCTCGCCGGTCAGGGATCTGCTGCAGTTGCTGCGCGCCAGCAGCCCCGACGTGGTGTTCAGCATGTGTGGCAACACCAAGCTGATCATGGAGAAAAATGAGGGGCATCCGTTGGTGCTGGTCGAAGGGACACAAGTCGTTCCGTACGGCGTGGTGCGTCTCGTGGCTTTGCAGGAAGCCGGCTGGTCCTATATGCGGCCGTAA